The proteins below come from a single Podarcis muralis chromosome 8, rPodMur119.hap1.1, whole genome shotgun sequence genomic window:
- the LOC114600605 gene encoding DGAT1/2-independent enzyme synthesizing storage lipids-like produces the protein MEVKSYELTGIEHIPKGPGIIIYHHGVAPLGYALFAARYFLETGRGCFSLIHHIVYWIPGLQMFYYVIRLKSYKKAEIVEIMKKGHLLGIAPGGGREALYSHDYCIMWGKRTGFAQAALEAKVPRDRSLTAGSGQQQMEPQTRWELTFDLHRSPQSPGHPQDLFWVLVAYELPPNSRIQRLPIIPIFTQNSCEAYRTIGKTRLTTWLYEKTRCMVLPIYGGFPVKLRTFIGEPIPYDPNITAVELAERAKIALENLRDKHQKRPGNILRALSERFDKHYKAN, from the exons atgGAGGTCAAAA gttatgaacttactGGTATAGAACATATCCCTAAAGGACCAGGgattattatttatcatcatgGAGTTGCTCCTCTTGGCTATGCCTTATTTGCGGCTAGATATTTTTTAGAGACAGGGAGAGGGTGCTTTTCATTAATTCATCATATCGTGTATTGGATACCAg GGCTgcagatgttttattatgtgatCAGGTTGAAATCTTACAAGAAAGCTGAAATTGTGGAAATAATGAAGAAAGGCCATTTACTGGGCATTGCACCTGGTGGAGGTAGAGAAGCACTGTATAGTCACGATTACTGCATAATGTGGGGTAAACGCACAGGTTTTGCTCAGGCAGCTTTGGAGGCGAAAGTG CCCAGAGACCGCAGCTTGACAGCCGGGTCAGGCCAGCAGCAAATGGAACCTCAGACCCGTTGGGAACTCACTTTTGACCTCCACAGGAGCCCTCAGAGTCCTGGTCATCCCCAAGACCTTTTTTGGGTGCTCGTTGCCTACGAGCTGCCGCCAAACTCCAGAATTCAGCGGCTG cccATCATCCCTATTTTTACACAAAACAGTTGTGAAGCATACAGGACCATTGGAAAGACAA GGCTGACAACATGGCTGTATGAGAAAACTCGATGTATGGTGCTTCCCATTTACGGAGGGTTTCCAGTGAAATTGAGGACATTTATTGGAGAACCCATCCCATATGATCCAAATATAACAGCTGTAGAGCTGGCTGAAAGA GCGAAGATTGCACTTGAAAATCTTCGGGATAAACACCAAAAAAGGCCAGGAAATATATTAAGAGCTCTTTCAGAACGATTTGATAAGCATTACAAAGCTAACTAG